A stretch of Mycobacterium sp. ITM-2016-00316 DNA encodes these proteins:
- a CDS encoding O-antigen ligase family protein, with amino-acid sequence MKLGASTRPDLLVGAAIIILVPLVAGAVALSGKLGIMAVGGLIALAVGVYIGLRHPLWLYWGMAIAVGSLPFGYFPGVHLPLYLPFAGGALVAALVHPNAAKRFPVLGSTLAKSVLVLVVISAVSMVVTFSSIVNILDYTKWAIATGAFFALLALPREHLAKFGRIFVYAASFNALIGIGSIVLGSNQILLQPFRIFGYAVANTERFFFTGGTSNLPRTDRFQVAADSQAFSRLGGLWLDPNAAGIGLVISFVIAMIVFTGWRRVVLAAILGSAIALTLSRSAIVSVLVGVVLVFVFHPMRSRDRQILVGTLTLAFIGAFMVPSVRTRLMGTLSSNDAGATDRVDSIREFPGRMDGHWLFGWGWSQREFKDGAYAFIENFVSNAPLIAIHRGGIFVGAAFLAVVVIGCVIGYRLLRSNSLPGALYGGVFIGFSVVALNLDHPVVVIPQIVFLYTIFLTFLAYADQLRREDKERSALETRIAEATRPVPAAAAVGVRGY; translated from the coding sequence ATGAAACTCGGCGCGTCCACGCGGCCCGACCTGCTGGTCGGAGCCGCGATCATCATATTGGTCCCGTTGGTCGCGGGCGCGGTGGCGCTCAGCGGCAAACTCGGGATCATGGCCGTCGGCGGGTTGATCGCGCTGGCGGTCGGTGTCTACATCGGACTTCGCCACCCGCTGTGGCTGTACTGGGGTATGGCGATCGCCGTCGGCTCGCTGCCGTTCGGTTACTTCCCGGGGGTCCACCTACCGTTGTATCTGCCGTTCGCCGGCGGCGCTCTGGTGGCGGCCCTGGTCCATCCCAACGCCGCCAAACGCTTCCCGGTGCTGGGCAGCACACTGGCCAAGAGTGTGCTGGTGCTGGTCGTCATCTCGGCGGTGTCGATGGTGGTCACGTTCAGCTCGATCGTGAACATCCTGGACTACACCAAATGGGCGATCGCGACAGGCGCTTTCTTCGCGCTGCTCGCGCTGCCGCGCGAGCATCTGGCCAAGTTCGGCCGGATCTTCGTCTATGCGGCCAGCTTCAATGCGCTGATCGGCATCGGGTCCATCGTGCTGGGCTCCAATCAGATACTGCTGCAGCCGTTCCGGATCTTCGGTTATGCCGTGGCCAATACCGAACGTTTCTTCTTCACCGGTGGCACCTCGAATCTGCCGCGCACCGACCGATTCCAGGTGGCCGCCGACAGCCAGGCCTTCAGCCGGCTCGGCGGGCTGTGGCTGGACCCCAACGCCGCCGGTATCGGTCTGGTCATCTCGTTCGTGATCGCCATGATCGTCTTCACCGGCTGGCGCCGCGTGGTACTGGCCGCGATCCTCGGTTCGGCGATCGCGCTGACGCTCAGCCGGTCGGCCATCGTCAGCGTATTGGTCGGTGTCGTACTGGTTTTCGTGTTCCACCCGATGCGCTCACGCGATCGCCAAATCCTGGTCGGCACGCTGACACTGGCCTTCATCGGGGCCTTCATGGTGCCCTCGGTGCGCACCCGGTTGATGGGCACGCTCAGCTCCAATGACGCCGGCGCCACCGACCGGGTGGACTCGATCCGGGAGTTCCCCGGACGCATGGATGGGCACTGGTTGTTCGGCTGGGGTTGGTCGCAACGCGAGTTCAAGGACGGCGCATACGCCTTCATCGAGAACTTCGTGTCCAACGCCCCGTTGATCGCGATTCACCGCGGCGGCATCTTCGTCGGTGCGGCTTTTCTGGCGGTCGTCGTGATCGGGTGCGTAATTGGTTACCGGTTGTTGCGATCGAATTCGCTACCGGGCGCGCTTTATGGCGGCGTATTCATCGGATTTTCGGTCGTTGCCCTGAATCTCGATCACCCGGTGGTGGTCATCCCGCAGATCGTGTTTCTGTACACCATTTTCCTGACCTTCCTGGCCTACGCCGATCAACTTCGGCGGGAGGACAAGGAACGCTCGGCGCTGGAGACGCGCATCGCGGAGGCGACCCGGCCGGTGCCTGCGGCGGCAGCGGTCGGCGTGCGCGGGTACTAG
- a CDS encoding polysaccharide biosynthesis tyrosine autokinase has protein sequence MAIGDYLRIFRRLWWVVLLATLIGVAVGYATTLFSTTQYSSTTRLFVTTQSGTSVGDAYQNNLFSQERVFSYAGLATSDQVAARAIDQLKAPLTVDELRAKITAVPLPQTVLLDVTATDPDPAAAQRYANAVADQLVNVTAELETSRRGGEAAAAAVLVDDASYGTEVAAMGLTTRLAAGAVGGLVLGVLLAIGLGLSDTKLRRRERMEDVTGIPLLGTLVADKQSRDGIIDIDSGGLAVERLRELRTNVQFARNATGQHPRVIAVTSPSPQDGRSSTAIDLAVAFAESGHSVVLVDGDLVNPELPQLLGLDSGTVTQAGTKGFTTLLAGQHDLSESLIEVPQSGFALLPSGPVPSVRRELWGDQRVQRVLELLRGHFDYVIIDTPPLTKYADGAVPAALGDGALVLGRLGHTKTSELRKALKVLQTAHAPVLGVVATCEPGHRRELSADRKHQGGAHAAAASPAASEDDADSRTARSQASSRTSG, from the coding sequence TTGGCCATCGGTGATTACCTGCGAATTTTTCGCCGGTTGTGGTGGGTGGTGCTCTTGGCGACGCTGATCGGCGTCGCAGTGGGCTACGCGACCACCCTCTTCTCGACCACGCAGTACTCATCGACGACAAGACTTTTCGTCACCACTCAGAGCGGCACCTCGGTGGGCGACGCCTACCAGAACAACCTGTTCTCCCAGGAGCGCGTGTTTTCCTACGCCGGTCTGGCCACCAGTGACCAGGTCGCAGCGCGAGCCATCGATCAGCTCAAGGCACCGCTGACCGTCGACGAACTACGCGCCAAGATCACCGCTGTCCCGCTGCCGCAGACCGTGTTGCTGGATGTCACCGCCACCGATCCGGACCCGGCCGCCGCGCAGCGCTACGCCAATGCCGTTGCCGACCAACTGGTGAACGTGACCGCCGAGCTGGAGACCTCGCGGCGCGGCGGTGAGGCCGCGGCCGCCGCTGTGCTCGTCGACGACGCCAGCTACGGAACCGAAGTGGCCGCCATGGGCCTGACCACCCGCCTGGCCGCCGGCGCGGTGGGCGGCCTGGTGCTCGGGGTGCTGCTGGCGATCGGGCTGGGTCTGTCGGACACCAAACTGCGCCGTCGCGAACGCATGGAGGACGTCACCGGCATCCCGCTGCTGGGCACACTGGTGGCCGACAAGCAGAGCCGCGACGGCATCATCGACATCGACTCCGGCGGCCTGGCCGTCGAGCGTCTGCGCGAACTGCGCACCAACGTGCAGTTCGCCCGCAATGCCACCGGCCAGCATCCCCGGGTGATCGCCGTGACCAGCCCGTCCCCACAGGACGGCCGGTCCTCGACGGCCATCGACCTGGCCGTCGCGTTCGCCGAGTCGGGCCACTCGGTGGTCCTGGTCGACGGTGACCTGGTGAATCCGGAACTGCCGCAGCTGCTCGGGCTGGACTCCGGCACCGTGACACAGGCGGGCACGAAGGGCTTCACCACACTGCTCGCCGGCCAGCACGATCTGTCCGAGTCACTGATCGAGGTGCCGCAGTCCGGGTTCGCGTTGCTGCCGTCGGGTCCGGTGCCCTCGGTGCGCCGTGAGTTGTGGGGCGATCAGCGGGTGCAGCGGGTGCTGGAGCTGCTGCGCGGACACTTCGACTACGTCATCATCGACACCCCGCCGCTGACCAAGTACGCCGACGGCGCGGTGCCCGCCGCGCTCGGTGACGGTGCACTGGTGCTCGGCCGGCTCGGCCACACCAAGACCTCGGAGCTGCGCAAGGCGCTCAAGGTGCTGCAGACCGCGCACGCCCCGGTACTCGGTGTGGTGGCGACCTGCGAGCCCGGACATCGTCGTGAGCTGTCCGCCGACCGCAAGCACCAGGGCGGTGCTCATGCCGCCGCCGCATCGCCGGCCGCCTCCGAGGATGACGCCGACAGCCGCACCGCGAGGTCGCAGGCCTCATCTCGCACCTCGGGATAA
- a CDS encoding YveK family protein, with the protein MRAPVDVPRARDYLTIVARGWVVILLATLLAPAAAFGMQKLTAERSYTASVLLFAQVAGDPGTYSAYAGGIGANGRMSTYVSLAQSSVISERTIEQLGLPLTPAELAAKVTATWEPYGVSRFGRPSSALLRVGVTGTDPQTTIDTVNTLASVLMKMSGELEWVESEPTDPIQYTGPAAELVAVDPATVAHEVQPDLTNTLLVATGVGFALSLVLVLAFGLSRDEVLTGSQLRYAANSSASSNGEPTRS; encoded by the coding sequence TTGAGGGCCCCGGTCGATGTGCCACGGGCGCGGGATTATCTGACGATCGTCGCCAGGGGCTGGGTGGTGATCCTGCTGGCCACGCTGCTGGCGCCCGCCGCCGCGTTCGGCATGCAGAAACTCACCGCCGAACGCAGTTACACCGCGTCGGTGCTGCTGTTCGCGCAGGTCGCCGGTGACCCGGGCACCTACTCGGCCTACGCCGGCGGGATCGGGGCCAACGGCCGGATGTCCACCTACGTGTCACTGGCCCAATCCTCGGTGATCAGCGAGCGCACCATCGAGCAACTCGGGTTGCCGCTGACCCCGGCCGAACTCGCGGCCAAGGTCACCGCGACGTGGGAGCCCTACGGCGTCTCGCGGTTCGGGCGGCCCTCCTCGGCGCTGCTGCGGGTCGGGGTGACGGGCACCGATCCGCAGACCACCATCGACACGGTCAACACGCTGGCGTCGGTGCTGATGAAGATGTCCGGCGAGCTGGAGTGGGTCGAGTCCGAGCCCACCGATCCCATCCAGTACACCGGCCCGGCGGCCGAACTCGTCGCCGTCGACCCGGCGACGGTTGCGCACGAGGTCCAGCCCGATCTGACGAATACGCTGCTGGTGGCGACCGGCGTCGGCTTCGCGCTCAGCCTGGTGCTGGTGCTGGCGTTCGGGCTCAGCCGTGACGAGGTGCTGACCGGCAGCCAACTCCGGTATGCCGCCAACTCGTCCGCCTCCTCCAACGGCGAGCCCACCAGGTCTTAG
- a CDS encoding glycosyltransferase, which yields MTRATFLLSKDPVAEHGGDVELSRLVMRLASDSHDVSVICLSHQPPGRTTADLVDGGAVVQRVAKSGVQPVRLLKDTVRSGRSLAHARFDHDELVAAISASPADVFVAEHSYMAESFLRSDQRGAARFVVNTHVSESLVWRATRGVLGRLQVGRLVRDELRVARAADAVGTYDAQEAEFYRANGVPSARWLDLTLPPAAQVDVSATPRRLVLMGTRDWPPNQEAFLTALRLWPQISAGIAGAELCVIGARHAKAKAPHYPDGVRDLGFVDDLAGFLGTCRAMIAPISTGGGVRVKILDAARMGLPVVGTTAAVGSLGDLLELGVHDEDADFVAECRRLLLDLPAATSAGERLYALNSQYWQQRRPHRAIEALLAG from the coding sequence ATGACCAGGGCGACGTTCCTGCTGTCGAAGGACCCCGTCGCCGAGCACGGCGGGGACGTGGAGCTGTCCCGGCTGGTGATGCGGCTGGCATCGGATTCGCACGACGTGTCGGTGATCTGTCTGTCGCATCAGCCGCCGGGCCGCACGACCGCCGATCTGGTCGACGGCGGTGCCGTGGTGCAGCGGGTGGCCAAGTCCGGCGTCCAGCCGGTGCGGCTGCTCAAAGACACCGTGCGCAGCGGACGCAGCCTCGCGCATGCGCGTTTCGACCATGACGAACTGGTGGCCGCGATCTCCGCGTCGCCGGCCGATGTGTTCGTCGCCGAGCACAGTTACATGGCCGAATCGTTCCTGCGCAGCGACCAACGCGGCGCGGCGCGCTTCGTCGTCAACACCCATGTCAGCGAGTCGCTGGTCTGGCGGGCCACCCGCGGGGTGCTGGGGCGGCTGCAGGTGGGCAGGCTGGTGCGCGACGAACTGCGGGTGGCCCGGGCCGCCGACGCGGTGGGCACCTATGACGCGCAGGAGGCGGAGTTCTACCGTGCCAACGGTGTTCCGTCCGCGCGGTGGCTGGACCTGACGCTGCCCCCGGCCGCCCAGGTCGACGTGTCGGCGACGCCGCGGCGGCTGGTGCTGATGGGCACCCGGGACTGGCCGCCCAACCAGGAGGCCTTCCTGACCGCCCTGCGGCTGTGGCCGCAGATCTCCGCGGGTATCGCGGGCGCCGAACTCTGCGTGATCGGCGCCCGACACGCCAAGGCCAAGGCCCCGCACTATCCCGACGGTGTGCGCGACCTCGGCTTCGTCGACGATCTGGCCGGTTTCCTGGGGACCTGCCGGGCCATGATCGCGCCGATCAGCACCGGCGGCGGGGTGCGGGTGAAGATCCTCGACGCGGCCAGGATGGGGCTGCCGGTGGTGGGCACCACCGCCGCGGTCGGGTCCCTGGGCGATCTGCTGGAACTCGGTGTCCACGACGAGGACGCCGACTTCGTCGCCGAATGCCGCCGGCTGCTGCTGGATCTGCCGGCCGCCACCTCGGCGGGGGAGCGGCTGTACGCGCTGAACAGCCAGTACTGGCAGCAGCGCCGACCCCACCGGGCGATCGAGGCGTTGCTGGCCGGCTAG
- a CDS encoding alpha/beta hydrolase gives MPSLIRGAAVVFVAVVLVTSCAPAEAPAPPPGSDTVAIKTFIPPFDGKPRLPPPDMNDDGPGSLVSVEPMSGSELLNQDDATYMRVVYRSTSGVDGSPTEVSGAVAIPPGDPPKGGWPILAFGQGTKGVLNKCASSLYGSLPLNAWTMSVFVRSGFLVTVSDFQGAGVEGYQHPFLNAKTYGYNVIDSVRAARRVGAETSDRWLSYGHSAGGLAVWAAAEQAPTYGQGLDLLGTVSMAPAADMSGLADAAWEGTLTPDQRVTLVFALQSLKWFNPEMNLDNYRRGTTAENWDQLLDCIPPNFDDIARVRGLMTNEDLRPATYEDVVWLRERLAEIAVPQAPNTTPMVVGYGTQDMLVNQSWFEQALDRACAMGSYIEIRKGPGKGHADLDSGFTLPWLMDRLDGAEPPPNDCLSRN, from the coding sequence GTGCCGAGTCTGATTCGTGGTGCGGCGGTCGTGTTCGTGGCTGTCGTACTGGTGACGTCATGCGCCCCGGCCGAGGCGCCGGCACCACCTCCGGGCTCGGACACCGTGGCGATCAAGACCTTCATCCCGCCCTTCGATGGCAAACCCCGACTGCCACCGCCCGATATGAACGATGACGGGCCGGGGTCGCTGGTATCGGTCGAACCGATGAGCGGCAGCGAACTGCTCAACCAGGACGACGCGACGTACATGCGCGTCGTCTACCGCTCGACGTCGGGCGTGGACGGATCGCCGACCGAGGTCTCCGGTGCGGTCGCGATCCCGCCGGGCGATCCGCCCAAGGGCGGCTGGCCCATCCTGGCCTTCGGGCAGGGCACCAAGGGCGTGCTGAACAAATGCGCGAGCAGCCTCTACGGCAGCCTGCCGCTGAACGCCTGGACGATGTCGGTGTTCGTCCGCTCGGGCTTCCTGGTCACCGTCTCGGACTTCCAGGGCGCCGGGGTCGAGGGTTACCAGCACCCGTTCCTCAACGCCAAGACGTACGGCTACAACGTCATCGACTCCGTGCGTGCGGCGCGGCGGGTCGGCGCCGAAACCAGCGACCGCTGGCTGTCCTACGGCCACTCGGCAGGCGGACTGGCGGTATGGGCGGCCGCCGAACAGGCCCCCACCTACGGTCAGGGACTCGACCTGCTCGGCACCGTCTCGATGGCACCGGCCGCCGACATGTCCGGTCTGGCCGACGCCGCCTGGGAGGGCACGCTGACCCCCGATCAGCGGGTGACACTCGTGTTCGCCCTGCAGTCGCTGAAGTGGTTCAACCCCGAGATGAATCTGGACAATTACCGGCGCGGCACCACCGCCGAGAACTGGGATCAACTGCTCGACTGCATCCCACCGAACTTCGACGACATCGCCAGGGTGCGTGGGTTGATGACCAACGAAGACCTCCGGCCCGCCACCTACGAGGATGTCGTCTGGTTGCGTGAGCGCCTCGCGGAAATCGCTGTGCCACAAGCCCCCAACACCACACCGATGGTCGTCGGTTACGGCACCCAGGACATGCTGGTCAATCAGTCCTGGTTCGAGCAGGCACTGGACCGGGCCTGCGCGATGGGCAGTTACATCGAGATCCGTAAGGGACCCGGCAAGGGGCACGCCGACCTGGACAGTGGTTTCACCCTGCCCTGGCTGATGGATCGCCTCGACGGCGCCGAGCCGCCGCCCAACGATTGCCTGAGCCGAAATTGA
- a CDS encoding lipase family protein: MAHMICARTTRKALASSLLALALVVAGCSEPDPGPSAAVVSEIQLPADYSATGPGALVSATRLPTIDRRLLRVTSVAAHITYNSTSGVDGSSQVVSGSVFAPSGTPPEGGWPVIVFGHGTTGVLSECAPSLSPTLLGAAGAVRALVTLGYMMVVPDYQGLGTIDSYHPYLDATTAGYNMIDAASAARKLVPDSSDRWVAFGVSQGGQASWAANELIAGYGAQDTRLIGSVSVSPAADITGMADMAAEGILSPQQRIAMVLILSSLQNAHPDFDLDDYRRGLVEEKWDLLAGCSTVATEDRLAVAEQIPPEDLRPSTPEALDRLRGYLNQMSGLPRAPASAPMFVVHGDADDVVPVVWTTEAVRRACDMGDTVASFIAGGRGHGDFDPIVSLDWIMKRFDDAPADSTCAVEGGPSILKTT, translated from the coding sequence ATGGCACACATGATCTGCGCGAGGACGACACGTAAGGCGCTGGCGAGTTCGCTGCTGGCGCTCGCATTGGTGGTCGCGGGCTGTTCGGAGCCGGACCCCGGCCCGTCCGCCGCGGTGGTCTCGGAAATCCAGCTGCCCGCCGACTATTCGGCCACCGGGCCCGGTGCGCTCGTCAGCGCCACCCGGCTGCCCACCATCGATCGCCGGCTGCTGCGGGTCACCTCTGTCGCGGCCCACATCACCTACAACTCGACCTCCGGTGTCGACGGCAGCTCACAGGTCGTGTCCGGCAGCGTGTTCGCTCCGAGCGGCACCCCGCCCGAGGGCGGCTGGCCCGTGATCGTGTTCGGTCACGGCACCACCGGTGTGCTCTCGGAATGCGCGCCGTCGCTGTCGCCCACCCTGCTGGGTGCCGCCGGGGCGGTGCGGGCGCTGGTCACCCTCGGCTACATGATGGTGGTTCCGGACTATCAAGGTCTGGGCACCATCGACAGCTACCACCCCTACCTGGATGCCACCACGGCCGGGTACAACATGATCGACGCGGCCAGCGCGGCCCGCAAACTGGTCCCCGATTCGTCGGACAGATGGGTCGCCTTCGGGGTGTCCCAGGGCGGCCAGGCGTCGTGGGCCGCCAACGAGTTGATCGCCGGCTACGGTGCACAGGACACCCGGCTCATCGGATCGGTGAGCGTGTCGCCCGCGGCCGATATCACCGGCATGGCGGATATGGCCGCCGAGGGCATCCTGTCCCCGCAGCAGCGGATCGCCATGGTGCTCATCCTGTCGTCACTGCAGAACGCACATCCCGACTTCGATCTCGACGATTACCGGCGTGGCCTGGTCGAAGAGAAGTGGGATCTGCTCGCCGGATGCTCCACCGTTGCCACCGAGGATCGGCTCGCGGTGGCCGAGCAGATTCCGCCGGAGGACCTGCGCCCTTCGACCCCCGAGGCCCTGGACAGGTTGCGCGGGTATCTGAACCAGATGAGCGGTCTGCCGCGCGCGCCGGCCAGCGCGCCGATGTTCGTGGTGCACGGTGACGCCGATGACGTGGTTCCGGTGGTGTGGACCACCGAAGCGGTCCGAAGAGCCTGCGACATGGGCGATACCGTGGCATCCTTCATCGCTGGTGGCCGGGGACACGGTGACTTCGATCCCATCGTGTCGCTGGACTGGATCATGAAGCGGTTCGACGACGCGCCCGCCGACAGCACCTGCGCGGTCGAGGGCGGGCCGTCGATCCTCAAGACCACCTAG